The Cellulomonas sp. S1-8 genome has a window encoding:
- a CDS encoding DJ-1/PfpI family protein yields the protein MSTHSTLRVGILVFDGVEELDAVGPWEVLASWARDSPLHPDVLTFSADGGGVRCAKGLSIVPDTSAADVGPLTVLVHPGGRGTRSLVVHEAHLAWVRAMRARTPLMTSVCTGALVYAAAGLLAGRPATTHHSQLDALVTADPSVLVDAEARFVDDGDVITSAGVCAGIDMALHLVARLESADAARRVARDIEHAGTSRH from the coding sequence ATGTCCACCCACTCCACGCTGCGCGTCGGGATCCTGGTGTTCGACGGCGTCGAGGAGCTCGACGCCGTCGGGCCGTGGGAGGTGCTGGCGTCCTGGGCGCGGGACAGCCCGCTGCACCCCGACGTCCTGACGTTCTCCGCCGACGGCGGCGGCGTTCGGTGCGCGAAGGGCCTGAGCATCGTGCCGGACACCAGCGCCGCGGACGTCGGACCCCTGACCGTGCTCGTGCACCCCGGCGGGCGCGGCACGCGCAGCCTCGTGGTCCACGAGGCGCACCTGGCGTGGGTCCGCGCGATGCGCGCGCGGACCCCGCTGATGACGAGCGTGTGCACGGGTGCGCTGGTCTACGCGGCGGCCGGCCTGCTCGCCGGACGTCCCGCCACCACGCACCACAGCCAGCTCGACGCGCTGGTCACGGCCGACCCCAGCGTGCTCGTCGACGCCGAGGCGCGCTTCGTCGACGACGGCGACGTCATCACGTCAGCGGGGGTGTGCGCGGGCATCGACATGGCCCTGCACCTGGTCGCCCGGCTGGAGTCCGCCGACGCCGCGCGCCGGGTGGCGCGTGACATCGAGCACGCGGGGACGTCGCGCCACTGA
- a CDS encoding acyl-CoA thioesterase: MIQLTLANLRPRPAVPGRDLLDVSVTHLRVRVGDLDLYRHVNNGVYLQYMDLGRSNYLADLGAFGRFADLGWYPVVAASTVTYRRSLTLGQRFTVATRVIGWDGRVVYMEQLIDRGGQRVARGWVAGRFLSRAGDRIAPADVVAVMDTDLHESPALPDDVAAWARAVDVAHR, encoded by the coding sequence ATGATCCAGCTGACCCTCGCCAACCTGCGCCCGCGTCCGGCCGTCCCGGGCCGTGACCTGCTCGACGTGTCGGTCACGCACCTGCGGGTGCGCGTGGGCGACCTCGACCTCTACCGGCACGTGAACAACGGCGTCTACCTGCAGTACATGGACCTCGGCCGGTCGAACTACCTGGCGGACCTCGGGGCCTTCGGCCGGTTCGCGGACCTCGGGTGGTACCCCGTCGTCGCCGCGTCGACCGTGACGTACCGCCGGTCCCTGACGCTGGGGCAGCGGTTCACGGTCGCGACACGCGTGATCGGCTGGGACGGGCGCGTCGTGTACATGGAGCAACTGATCGACCGCGGCGGGCAGCGCGTCGCCCGCGGGTGGGTCGCGGGGCGCTTCCTGTCGCGCGCTGGCGACCGCATCGCGCCCGCCGACGTCGTGGCCGTGATGGACACCGACCTGCACGAGAGCCCCGCGCTGCCCGACGACGTGGCGGCGTGGGCCCGCGCCGTCGACGTCGCGCACCGCTGA
- a CDS encoding dipeptidase, translating to MTTSDPVPAPTDERVALLRARVAEQIAGVVADLEALVRIPSVSNAEFDQSHVEASAAAVARLLTAAGLPEVQVLRVTGPDGVPGAPAVVARRPAPAGAPTVLLYAHHDVQPPGDDAHWSSPPFAPTRRGERLYGRGAADDKAGVVAHVGALRALGDELGVGVTVFVEGEEEIGSPTFVALLRAHRDLLAADVIVVADSANWKVGVPGLTTSLRGMLDLVVEVAVLDHAVHSGMFGGPVLDAPTLLARLLATLHDAQGDVAVAGLVRAPDPAVDYDEADLRADAGVLPGVRLAGTGPLTARLWTRPAIGVIGLDAPRVASASNTITPRASAKLSVRLAPGQDPAAAMGAMREHLLAHAPFGARVTVHEGEQGRPFQAPADAPGMRAARWAMGTSWGVPPVDIGVGGSIPFIGDLLDVYPDATILVTGVEDPDSRAHGADESVHLGELERVVLAEALLLEVLAPRD from the coding sequence GTGACCACCTCCGACCCCGTCCCCGCCCCGACCGACGAGCGCGTCGCCCTGCTGCGGGCGCGCGTCGCCGAGCAGATCGCGGGCGTCGTCGCCGACCTCGAGGCGCTCGTGCGCATCCCGAGCGTGTCGAACGCCGAGTTCGACCAGTCGCACGTCGAGGCGTCGGCCGCCGCGGTCGCGCGGCTGCTCACCGCGGCGGGCCTCCCGGAGGTCCAGGTCCTGCGGGTGACGGGCCCGGACGGCGTCCCCGGTGCCCCGGCCGTCGTGGCCCGCAGGCCGGCACCGGCCGGCGCGCCGACCGTCCTGCTCTACGCCCACCACGACGTGCAGCCGCCGGGCGACGACGCCCACTGGTCCTCGCCGCCGTTCGCGCCCACGCGGCGCGGCGAGCGCCTGTACGGGCGCGGCGCGGCGGACGACAAGGCGGGTGTGGTCGCGCACGTGGGGGCGCTGCGCGCGCTCGGGGACGAGCTGGGTGTCGGGGTCACGGTGTTCGTCGAGGGCGAGGAGGAGATCGGGTCCCCGACGTTCGTCGCGCTGCTGCGCGCGCACCGCGACCTGCTCGCGGCCGACGTCATCGTCGTGGCCGACTCGGCCAACTGGAAGGTCGGCGTGCCCGGGCTGACGACGTCCCTGCGCGGGATGCTCGACCTGGTCGTCGAGGTCGCGGTGCTCGACCACGCCGTCCACTCCGGCATGTTCGGGGGGCCGGTGCTCGACGCGCCCACGCTGCTCGCGCGCCTGCTGGCGACGCTGCACGACGCGCAGGGCGACGTCGCCGTCGCCGGCCTCGTACGCGCCCCCGACCCCGCCGTCGACTACGACGAGGCCGACCTGCGGGCGGACGCGGGCGTGCTGCCCGGGGTGCGGCTGGCCGGTACCGGCCCGCTGACGGCGCGGCTGTGGACCCGTCCCGCGATCGGGGTGATCGGCCTGGACGCCCCGCGCGTCGCGAGCGCGTCGAACACGATCACGCCGCGTGCCTCCGCGAAGCTCTCGGTGCGGCTCGCGCCGGGCCAGGACCCGGCGGCCGCGATGGGCGCGATGCGGGAGCACCTGCTGGCGCACGCGCCGTTCGGTGCACGCGTCACCGTGCACGAGGGCGAGCAGGGCAGGCCCTTCCAGGCGCCCGCCGACGCCCCGGGCATGCGTGCTGCGCGCTGGGCGATGGGCACGTCGTGGGGCGTGCCCCCGGTCGACATCGGCGTCGGCGGCTCGATCCCGTTCATCGGCGACCTGCTCGACGTGTATCCGGACGCGACCATCCTCGTCACCGGCGTGGAGGACCCGGACTCCCGCGCCCACGGGGCGGACGAGTCGGTCCACCTCGGCGAGCTCGAGCGGGTCGTGCTGGCCGAGGCGCTGCTGCTCGAGGTGCTCGCGCCGCGCGACTGA
- a CDS encoding DUF3043 domain-containing protein, with translation MFGRKQDPPPTVDAPVVDEPPQPAGKGRPTPRRKEAEALNRRPLVPTDRRAAAKESRAKARVQRDLEYQAMRNGDERHMPARDRGPVRRYVRDTVDARWNLGELFLPLAALFLVLQFVTARSAPVVAFASLIVLYVYIIASMIDAWLLWRGLKKRLATKFGESTLPRGMAMYAVLRAFQVRPSRLPKPQVKHGQHPS, from the coding sequence GTGTTCGGACGCAAGCAGGACCCTCCGCCGACGGTCGACGCACCCGTCGTCGACGAGCCTCCCCAGCCCGCGGGCAAGGGCCGGCCCACGCCCCGGCGCAAGGAGGCCGAGGCGCTCAACCGTCGCCCCCTCGTCCCGACCGACCGCCGCGCGGCCGCGAAGGAGTCCCGAGCGAAGGCGCGCGTGCAGCGCGACCTCGAGTACCAGGCCATGCGCAACGGCGACGAGCGCCACATGCCGGCCCGCGACCGTGGACCGGTGCGGCGCTACGTGCGCGACACGGTCGACGCCCGGTGGAACCTCGGTGAGCTGTTCCTGCCGCTCGCCGCGCTGTTCCTCGTGCTGCAGTTCGTCACCGCACGCTCGGCGCCGGTCGTGGCCTTCGCGTCCCTCATCGTGCTGTACGTCTACATCATCGCCTCGATGATCGACGCGTGGCTGCTGTGGCGCGGGCTGAAGAAGCGCCTCGCCACGAAGTTCGGTGAGTCGACGCTCCCGCGGGGCATGGCGATGTACGCCGTGCTGCGCGCGTTCCAGGTCCGTCCCTCGCGGCTGCCGAAGCCGCAGGTCAAGCACGGTCAGCACCCGTCCTGA
- a CDS encoding YczE/YyaS/YitT family protein, producing the protein MSQAPPDDDTRAPGRPPGRHAARRGGQLVVGLVLYAASIALLVRAGLGAMPWDVLTQGVTRVTGWSFGTVTVVLSVVVLACWVPLRQRPGIGTLANVLVIGALIDPFLALADLLPEPLPLAARGLLVVLGVAVNGLATALYVGARLGPGPRDGLMTGLVARTGRPVRLVRGTIEVVVVAAGWALGGTVGVGTLAYALAIGPLVHVLLPRLTVPDDR; encoded by the coding sequence GTGAGCCAGGCGCCCCCCGACGACGACACGCGCGCGCCGGGCCGGCCACCCGGGCGGCACGCCGCCCGCCGCGGCGGACAGCTCGTCGTCGGGCTCGTCCTGTACGCCGCCTCCATCGCGCTGCTCGTCCGCGCCGGGCTCGGCGCGATGCCGTGGGACGTGCTGACGCAGGGCGTGACCCGGGTGACCGGGTGGTCGTTCGGCACCGTCACGGTCGTCCTGTCGGTCGTCGTGCTCGCGTGCTGGGTGCCGCTGCGTCAGCGCCCCGGTATCGGGACCCTCGCCAACGTCCTGGTCATCGGTGCGCTCATCGACCCGTTCCTCGCGCTCGCGGACCTCCTGCCCGAGCCCCTCCCGCTCGCCGCGCGCGGCCTCCTGGTCGTCCTGGGCGTCGCCGTCAACGGGCTCGCGACCGCGCTGTACGTCGGCGCGCGGCTCGGTCCCGGCCCGCGGGACGGCCTCATGACCGGCCTCGTCGCCCGCACGGGCCGTCCCGTCCGCCTCGTGCGCGGCACGATCGAGGTGGTCGTCGTGGCCGCCGGCTGGGCGCTCGGGGGCACCGTCGGGGTCGGCACTCTCGCCTACGCGCTCGCGATCGGGCCTCTCGTCCACGTGCTGCTGCCGCGTCTGACGGTGCCCGACGACCGATAG
- a CDS encoding PLP-dependent aminotransferase family protein, with product MSVNVDRRVNGSALRSLLGSWQRTGPAYHSLADALRGLTRSGTLPLATRLPGEREVADALGVSRTTVTAAYDLLRDEGFLVSRRGSGTVTTLPPHAGDRAPVRLGTMEGGLVDLSAAAPAAPRQLADACAAALDALPSHTTSAGYVPLGLPELRAALAERYTRRGVPTTPDQILVTTGGQQAIHLLTSAFAGPGDRAVVEHPTYPHAIEAVRAAGARAVPVPVTARGTDLDLLASTVHQVSPRLVYLVPDHHNPTGTSLSAAGRERVRELARRTRTVVVGDETLTDLTLDGPALTPFAGGGTSDRYVVCVGSASKSFWGGLRIGWVRAHPDLVGALAQRRAHVDIGSSVLDQLVTVELLARADEVLVERRAMLRAQRDALLDRIARDLPDWHVPVPAGGLSTWVNLGAPVATALAALAHGHGVRIAPGPVFGVGGTFDDHLRVPFSQPVDALHRAVDGLAAAWAALGGGAATTRVASGQQALV from the coding sequence ATGTCCGTGAATGTCGACCGTCGCGTCAACGGTTCCGCCCTGCGCTCGTTGCTCGGGTCGTGGCAACGCACCGGTCCTGCTTACCACTCGCTCGCCGACGCGCTGCGCGGCCTGACCCGGTCCGGCACCCTTCCGCTGGCCACACGCCTGCCCGGCGAGCGCGAGGTCGCCGACGCCCTCGGCGTCTCCCGGACCACGGTCACGGCCGCGTACGACCTGCTGCGGGACGAGGGCTTCCTCGTCAGCCGGCGCGGCTCGGGCACCGTCACGACCCTGCCGCCCCACGCGGGCGACCGCGCACCCGTGCGGCTGGGCACCATGGAGGGCGGGCTCGTCGACCTCTCGGCCGCGGCACCGGCCGCACCGCGCCAGCTGGCCGACGCCTGCGCCGCCGCGCTCGACGCCCTGCCCAGCCACACGACCAGTGCCGGTTACGTACCGCTCGGCCTCCCCGAGCTGCGCGCCGCCCTCGCGGAGCGCTACACGCGCCGCGGCGTCCCGACGACGCCGGACCAGATCCTCGTCACCACCGGCGGGCAGCAGGCGATCCACCTGCTCACGTCGGCGTTCGCCGGGCCGGGAGACCGGGCCGTCGTCGAGCACCCGACGTACCCGCACGCGATCGAGGCCGTGCGCGCCGCGGGCGCGCGTGCCGTCCCGGTCCCCGTGACCGCGCGCGGCACCGACCTCGACCTGCTCGCCTCGACCGTCCACCAGGTCTCCCCCCGGCTCGTGTACCTCGTCCCCGACCACCACAACCCGACGGGCACGTCGCTGAGCGCCGCGGGCCGCGAGCGCGTCCGCGAGCTGGCCCGCCGCACGCGCACCGTCGTCGTCGGGGACGAGACCCTCACCGACCTCACCCTGGACGGTCCGGCGCTCACCCCGTTCGCCGGTGGCGGGACGTCCGACCGGTACGTCGTGTGCGTGGGGTCGGCGTCCAAGTCGTTCTGGGGCGGGCTGCGCATCGGGTGGGTGCGTGCCCACCCCGACCTCGTCGGCGCGCTCGCGCAGCGCCGGGCGCACGTCGACATCGGCAGCTCGGTGCTCGACCAGCTCGTCACCGTCGAGCTGCTCGCCCGGGCCGACGAGGTCCTGGTGGAGCGTCGGGCGATGCTGCGGGCGCAGCGCGACGCGCTGCTCGACAGGATCGCGCGCGACCTGCCGGACTGGCACGTCCCGGTGCCCGCGGGCGGTCTGTCGACGTGGGTGAACCTGGGGGCCCCCGTGGCGACCGCGCTCGCGGCGCTCGCGCACGGCCACGGCGTGCGCATCGCCCCCGGGCCCGTGTTCGGCGTCGGTGGCACGTTCGACGACCACCTGCGCGTGCCGTTCTCGCAGCCGGTCGACGCGCTGCACCGGGCCGTCGACGGGCTGGCGGCCGCGTGGGCGGCGCTCGGCGGCGGTGCCGCGACGACGCGGGTCGCGAGCGGGCAGCAGGCCCTGGTCTGA
- a CDS encoding quinone-dependent dihydroorotate dehydrogenase, with amino-acid sequence MYRLLFDLVFRRMDPERAHELAFALIGAVGRVPVLRTVVSRVLGVPRDDAGHVRVWGRTVPGRFGLAAGFDKNARAVEGLAMLGFAFVEIGTVTAHPQPGNEQPRLWRVVESRALRNRMGFNNEGSAAVAARLRRLRATPHGRSLVVGANIGKTKVTPAEDAAADYATSAGRLAPYADYLVVNVSSPNTPGLRDLQAVDALRPVLTATRVAADEATARAGRPAVPVLVKIAPDLSDDDVDAVADLVAELGLDGVVAVNTTIAHDLGPGGLSGPPVLARGLDVVARLRTRLGEDAVIIGVGGVSGPADAREYLAVGATLVQVYTAFVYEGPALAARVARALAGDSARTAGVR; translated from the coding sequence GTGTACCGGCTGCTGTTCGACCTGGTGTTCCGTCGCATGGACCCCGAGCGCGCGCACGAGCTGGCCTTCGCGCTGATCGGTGCCGTGGGCCGCGTCCCCGTCCTGCGGACGGTCGTGTCCCGCGTGCTGGGCGTGCCGCGGGACGACGCCGGGCACGTCCGCGTCTGGGGACGCACCGTGCCGGGGCGGTTCGGGCTCGCCGCGGGCTTCGACAAGAACGCCCGCGCCGTCGAGGGCCTGGCGATGCTCGGGTTCGCGTTCGTCGAGATCGGCACCGTCACCGCGCACCCGCAGCCGGGCAACGAGCAGCCCCGGCTGTGGCGCGTCGTCGAGAGCCGTGCGCTGCGCAACCGCATGGGCTTCAACAACGAGGGGTCGGCGGCGGTCGCGGCGCGTCTGCGCCGGCTGCGGGCGACGCCGCACGGCAGGTCGCTCGTCGTCGGCGCCAACATCGGCAAGACCAAGGTGACGCCCGCCGAGGACGCGGCTGCCGACTACGCGACCAGCGCCGGCCGCCTCGCCCCCTACGCGGACTACCTCGTCGTGAACGTGTCGTCGCCCAACACGCCCGGCCTGCGTGACCTGCAGGCGGTCGACGCGCTGCGACCCGTGCTCACCGCGACGCGCGTCGCCGCCGACGAGGCCACGGCGCGGGCCGGACGGCCCGCGGTGCCGGTCCTGGTGAAGATCGCGCCCGACCTGTCCGACGACGACGTCGACGCGGTCGCGGACCTCGTCGCCGAGCTGGGCCTGGACGGCGTCGTCGCGGTCAACACGACGATCGCGCACGACCTGGGCCCCGGCGGCCTGTCGGGGCCGCCGGTGCTCGCCCGCGGCCTCGACGTCGTCGCGCGCCTGCGGACGCGGCTCGGCGAGGACGCCGTGATCATCGGGGTCGGCGGCGTGAGCGGTCCCGCCGACGCGCGGGAGTACCTCGCGGTCGGCGCGACGCTGGTCCAGGTGTACACCGCCTTCGTCTACGAGGGCCCCGCGCTCGCGGCGCGCGTCGCGCGGGCGCTCGCCGGGGACTCCGCCCGCACGGCGGGGGTGCGGTGA
- a CDS encoding leucyl aminopeptidase: MISLTSTDPTQLDVDAVVVGVLTQGTSVVPVGADWLPAELARQITQDGARLGITGAVDEVRRLPGTGLRAATLVVTGLGDGPVDASTPAGAELLRRASGAALRELTGLDAVAVALPAPDADAVAAIAEGSLLGAYAFVRYHAQDAPVSRLEVVTDAADDPAATAALARAEVLAAAVHGTRDLVNTAPNDLYPAAFADAAKAAVKASGAKGLKVTVLDEKALAAGGYGGLVGVGQGSARPPRLVKVAYAPAKASGHVALVGKGITFDSGGISIKPAAGMEAMKSDMAGAAAVLHTVVAAARLGLPVAVTGWLCLAENMPSGTAQRPSDVVTIRGGTTVEVLNTDAEGRLVMADGLVAAVEEKPDLVVDIATLTGAQVVALGHRVSAVMGTDDARGEVVDAAHRAGEQFWPMPLPTDLRAGLKSKVADLANIGDRFGGMLTAGIFLQEFVGSTPWAHLDIAGPSFNERTAFGYTPVGGTGVGVRTLLGLLESRAS; the protein is encoded by the coding sequence GTGATCTCGCTGACCTCCACCGACCCCACCCAGCTCGACGTCGACGCGGTCGTCGTGGGCGTCCTCACCCAGGGCACGTCCGTGGTACCGGTCGGTGCCGACTGGTTGCCCGCCGAGCTCGCGCGGCAGATCACGCAGGACGGCGCACGCCTCGGCATCACGGGCGCGGTCGACGAGGTCCGCCGCCTGCCGGGCACGGGGCTGCGCGCCGCGACCCTCGTGGTGACCGGGCTCGGAGACGGGCCCGTGGACGCGAGCACCCCGGCCGGTGCGGAGCTGCTGCGCCGGGCGAGCGGCGCCGCCCTGCGCGAGCTGACGGGCCTGGACGCCGTCGCGGTCGCGCTCCCCGCACCGGACGCCGACGCCGTGGCCGCGATCGCCGAGGGCTCGCTCCTCGGCGCCTACGCCTTCGTGCGGTACCACGCGCAGGACGCACCGGTGAGCCGCCTCGAGGTCGTGACCGACGCCGCGGACGACCCGGCCGCCACCGCGGCCCTCGCCCGCGCCGAGGTCCTCGCCGCCGCGGTCCACGGCACGCGCGACCTGGTCAACACGGCACCGAACGACCTGTACCCCGCCGCGTTCGCCGACGCCGCGAAGGCCGCCGTCAAGGCGTCCGGCGCCAAGGGGCTCAAGGTCACGGTCCTCGACGAGAAGGCACTGGCCGCGGGCGGCTACGGCGGCCTCGTCGGCGTCGGGCAGGGCTCGGCGCGCCCCCCGCGACTCGTCAAGGTCGCCTACGCGCCGGCCAAGGCGTCGGGGCACGTGGCACTGGTCGGCAAGGGCATCACGTTCGACTCCGGCGGCATCTCGATCAAGCCCGCCGCGGGCATGGAGGCGATGAAGTCCGACATGGCCGGCGCCGCCGCCGTCCTGCACACCGTCGTCGCGGCCGCCCGCCTCGGCCTGCCCGTGGCCGTCACCGGCTGGCTGTGCCTGGCCGAGAACATGCCGTCGGGCACGGCCCAGCGCCCCTCCGACGTCGTCACGATCCGCGGTGGCACGACCGTCGAGGTGCTCAACACCGACGCGGAGGGCCGCCTGGTCATGGCCGACGGCCTCGTCGCCGCCGTCGAGGAGAAGCCCGACCTGGTCGTCGACATCGCGACGCTCACCGGGGCGCAGGTCGTCGCGCTGGGTCACCGCGTGTCGGCCGTCATGGGCACGGACGACGCCCGGGGCGAGGTGGTGGACGCCGCGCACCGCGCCGGCGAGCAGTTCTGGCCGATGCCCCTGCCCACGGACCTGCGCGCGGGCCTGAAGTCGAAGGTCGCCGACCTCGCCAACATCGGCGACCGCTTCGGCGGCATGCTGACGGCGGGGATCTTCCTGCAGGAGTTCGTGGGGTCGACGCCGTGGGCGCACCTCGACATCGCGGGCCCGTCGTTCAACGAGCGCACGGCCTTCGGCTACACGCCCGTGGGCGGCACCGGCGTGGGTGTGCGCACGCTGCTCGGCCTGCTGGAGTCGCGCGCGTCCTGA
- a CDS encoding oxidoreductase: protein MGLFSRRRPGRSGSPTDAPTGRDARAETLAYLRDFVMTRVGVEAYVEPRTNVTPTTLMLVATDGEWTRRKVPDERAAASIARDLQIPVYDVQRTGYPQRVRDWNSRQRIERRRRAAERT from the coding sequence ATGGGTCTGTTCTCACGTCGGCGCCCGGGCCGGTCCGGCTCTCCCACCGATGCGCCCACGGGCCGCGACGCACGGGCCGAGACGCTCGCGTACCTCCGCGACTTCGTCATGACGCGCGTCGGCGTCGAGGCGTACGTCGAGCCGCGCACCAACGTCACGCCGACGACGCTCATGCTCGTCGCGACCGACGGTGAGTGGACGCGCCGCAAGGTCCCGGACGAGCGTGCCGCCGCGTCGATCGCGCGCGACCTGCAGATCCCCGTGTACGACGTGCAGCGCACCGGGTACCCGCAGCGCGTGCGCGACTGGAACTCGCGGCAGCGGATCGAGCGCCGCCGTCGCGCGGCCGAGCGCACCTGA
- the lpdA gene encoding dihydrolipoyl dehydrogenase, whose amino-acid sequence MAETGTAFDIVVLGGGSGGYAAALRAAELGKTVALVEADKVGGTCLHRGCIPTKALLHAAELADNAREGAHFGVHTHLERIDMTGVNQYKDSVIGRLYKGLQGLVKSRKIEVVEGYGTLTGTNTVQVGDRTLTGEHIVLGTGSYARSLPGLEIGGRVMTSDQALTLDYVPRSAIVLGGGVIGSEFASVWRSFGADVTIIEALPHLVPNEEEVISKAFERAFRKRGIGFHLGVRFSGVTQDDDGVHVTLEDGKTFDADLLLVAVGRGPSTSGLGYEEQGITLDRGFVITDERLHTGVANIYAVGDIVPGLQLAHRGFQQGIFVAEQIAGLNPPLIEESGIPRVTYSDPEVGSVGVTEKRAKELYGDDAVEVLEYNLGGNGKSQILATQGFIKLVRKKDGPVVGVHMIGARVGELIGEGQLIVNWEAYPEDVAQLVHAHPTQNEALGEAFLALAGKPLHAHN is encoded by the coding sequence GTGGCCGAGACCGGCACCGCTTTCGACATCGTCGTCCTGGGCGGAGGCAGTGGCGGCTACGCGGCCGCGCTCCGCGCCGCCGAGCTGGGCAAGACCGTCGCCCTGGTCGAGGCCGACAAGGTGGGGGGCACCTGCCTGCACCGCGGCTGCATCCCCACCAAGGCCCTCCTGCACGCGGCCGAGCTGGCCGACAACGCCCGCGAGGGTGCGCACTTCGGTGTGCACACCCACCTCGAGCGCATCGACATGACCGGCGTGAACCAGTACAAGGACTCCGTGATCGGCCGCCTCTACAAGGGGCTCCAGGGGCTCGTCAAGTCCCGCAAGATCGAGGTCGTCGAGGGCTACGGCACGCTGACCGGCACGAACACCGTCCAGGTCGGGGACCGCACGCTGACCGGCGAGCACATCGTGCTCGGGACCGGCTCGTACGCCCGCTCGCTGCCCGGCCTGGAGATCGGCGGCCGGGTCATGACCTCGGACCAGGCCCTCACGCTCGACTACGTGCCCCGCTCGGCGATCGTTCTCGGCGGCGGCGTCATCGGCTCGGAGTTCGCCAGCGTGTGGCGCTCCTTCGGTGCCGACGTCACGATCATCGAGGCGCTCCCCCACCTCGTGCCCAACGAGGAGGAGGTCATCTCCAAGGCCTTCGAGCGGGCGTTCCGCAAGCGCGGCATCGGCTTCCACCTCGGCGTCCGGTTCTCCGGTGTCACGCAGGACGACGACGGTGTCCACGTCACGCTCGAGGACGGCAAGACGTTCGACGCCGACCTCCTGCTCGTCGCCGTCGGCCGCGGGCCGAGCACCTCGGGCCTGGGCTACGAGGAGCAGGGCATCACGCTGGACCGCGGCTTCGTCATCACCGACGAGCGCCTGCACACCGGCGTGGCCAACATCTACGCGGTCGGCGACATCGTCCCCGGCCTGCAGCTCGCGCACCGCGGCTTCCAGCAGGGCATCTTCGTCGCCGAGCAGATCGCGGGCCTCAACCCGCCGCTCATCGAGGAGTCCGGGATCCCGCGCGTGACCTACTCCGACCCCGAGGTGGGGTCGGTCGGCGTCACCGAGAAGCGCGCCAAGGAGCTGTACGGCGACGACGCGGTCGAGGTGCTCGAGTACAACCTCGGCGGGAACGGCAAGAGCCAGATCCTCGCGACCCAGGGGTTCATCAAGCTCGTCCGCAAGAAGGACGGCCCCGTCGTCGGTGTGCACATGATCGGCGCGCGCGTCGGCGAGCTCATCGGCGAGGGCCAGCTCATCGTCAACTGGGAGGCCTACCCGGAGGACGTCGCGCAGCTGGTCCACGCGCACCCCACGCAGAACGAGGCTCTCGGTGAGGCGTTCCTCGCGCTCGCCGGCAAGCCGCTGCACGCCCACAACTGA